The following coding sequences lie in one Polluticoccus soli genomic window:
- a CDS encoding glycosyltransferase family 2 protein, which yields MKVTGFSFIRNAIKFDYPIVESIKSILPVCDDFVVAVGNSEDGTLDLIRSIAPDKIRIVETVWDDSLRTGGQVLAEETNKAFRAIGEDTDWCFYIQGDEVVHEKYHPAIIEGMNKWKDHKEVDGLLFKYLHFYGSYDYVGTSSTWYPNEIRIIRNNKDIYSYRDAQGFRKGNNEKLRVKAIDAYMYHYGWVKDPRAMQRKQEQFNKLWHEDEWVEKNVVKANEFDYARNIDALELFKSTHPKVMQERINKINWKFDYDISFNNLSTKEKLKSFAGKYLGLNFSYKNYKLI from the coding sequence ATGAAAGTTACCGGCTTCAGTTTCATCCGAAACGCCATAAAATTTGATTACCCAATTGTAGAATCCATTAAATCGATACTGCCGGTATGCGATGATTTCGTAGTGGCTGTCGGGAACTCAGAAGATGGAACGCTGGATCTTATCCGAAGCATTGCGCCAGATAAAATCAGGATAGTGGAAACTGTATGGGATGATTCACTGCGTACCGGCGGTCAGGTATTGGCCGAAGAAACAAATAAAGCTTTCCGTGCAATAGGCGAGGATACCGACTGGTGCTTTTATATACAGGGAGATGAAGTAGTGCATGAAAAATATCATCCTGCCATTATTGAAGGAATGAACAAATGGAAGGATCATAAAGAGGTAGACGGCCTTTTGTTCAAATACCTGCATTTTTATGGTTCCTACGACTATGTTGGCACCTCCAGCACCTGGTATCCTAATGAGATCAGGATCATCCGCAACAACAAGGACATTTATTCATACCGTGATGCTCAGGGTTTCCGCAAAGGCAATAATGAAAAGCTAAGAGTAAAAGCTATTGACGCATACATGTATCACTACGGCTGGGTAAAGGACCCACGAGCCATGCAGCGCAAGCAGGAGCAATTCAATAAGCTCTGGCATGAAGATGAATGGGTGGAGAAGAACGTTGTGAAAGCTAATGAATTTGACTATGCACGTAATATCGACGCCCTCGAATTATTCAAAAGCACACACCCAAAAGTGATGCAGGAGCGCATCAACAAAATAAACTGGAAGTTCGACTACGATATATCCTTCAACAACCTTTCTACAAAAGAAAAGCTGAAGTCCTTTGCCGGTAAATACCTCGGCTTGAACTTCAGCTATAAGAATTATAAACTGATCTGA
- a CDS encoding MerR family transcriptional regulator, giving the protein MSTVVLSLFGDEIIPEQINAVGKSRAARKTQSAPKKEETETEVVEPIPEIKHEEAAPAAQVAITEPEITGAEFETPSVDNILPVVEAAQVIEEEIEAPEATIQPEVVPEQVKDVLLAIEIVPGAKQEIVDLIIERTPIEPERMPVETTANPVDPAPIATFEQPLSIAEVIPERVEAVSVVIEGAPEVVKTTRRPAAKKAGPAAKKTAVKKEVVKREKPEGHIILEGWTPDKQYYSIGEVAGLFYVATSHIRFWTNEFALKVRTTRKGDRLYSPEQINELRTIYHLVKEKGYTIAGAKARLKEAKKTPVHTLDLKQSLLQLRNKLVDIKNQL; this is encoded by the coding sequence ATGAGTACGGTAGTCCTTTCCCTTTTTGGCGACGAGATCATTCCCGAGCAGATAAACGCCGTGGGAAAGAGCAGGGCTGCGCGTAAAACACAGTCTGCTCCAAAAAAAGAGGAAACGGAAACTGAGGTAGTCGAACCCATTCCGGAAATAAAGCACGAAGAAGCTGCTCCGGCTGCACAAGTTGCGATAACAGAGCCTGAGATCACAGGGGCCGAATTTGAGACGCCGTCAGTAGATAATATCCTTCCCGTAGTAGAAGCGGCGCAAGTGATAGAAGAGGAAATTGAAGCGCCTGAGGCAACTATTCAACCTGAAGTTGTGCCGGAACAGGTAAAAGACGTTTTACTGGCAATAGAAATAGTACCTGGGGCAAAACAGGAAATTGTAGATCTCATAATCGAGAGAACTCCCATCGAACCGGAACGGATGCCAGTGGAAACTACAGCGAATCCCGTTGACCCGGCACCTATAGCAACATTTGAGCAACCTCTTTCTATAGCGGAAGTTATACCCGAAAGGGTTGAAGCTGTGTCCGTGGTTATTGAAGGAGCTCCTGAAGTTGTGAAAACAACCCGCAGACCCGCAGCAAAAAAAGCCGGACCAGCGGCTAAAAAAACGGCTGTAAAAAAGGAAGTAGTTAAAAGAGAAAAGCCTGAAGGCCATATCATACTTGAAGGCTGGACACCTGACAAGCAATATTATTCTATAGGTGAGGTGGCTGGTTTATTCTATGTGGCTACGTCACACATACGTTTCTGGACGAATGAATTTGCCCTGAAAGTGCGTACCACCCGCAAAGGTGACCGCTTATATTCGCCAGAGCAGATAAATGAACTGCGTACTATTTACCATCTTGTAAAAGAAAAAGGCTATACGATAGCCGGAGCCAAAGCTCGTCTGAAGGAAGCTAAGAAAACTCCGGTCCATACGCTAGACCTGAAACAATCTCTTCTGCAGCTTAGAAATAAATTAGTAGACATCAAGAACCAGCTCTGA
- a CDS encoding mannose-1-phosphate guanylyltransferase: protein MSIKNNYVAIMAGGIGSRFWPVSRTKHPKQFLDLLGTGRSLIQWTYNRFQHICPKENIYFITNQSYIKTLKEQIPDINDANIISEPSRKNTAPCAAYFAHKMMALNPNANIIMSPADHLIMDERAFERTAYDALDFVSRHDALLTLGIKPTRPDTGYGYIQYDVEEELDKVYRVKTFTEKPSLELARTFLKSGDFLWNSGIFVWNVKTIMNELEKYLPEMHEVFLQATDAYNTPREFEVINELYSQCTNISIDYGIMEKAKNVYVIPSYFGWCDLGTWESAYENSNKDYLGNAVYGDNVMVIDATECMVTAPKEKLVVLQGLEKFIVVDTNDVLLICERNREQQIKEYVAEVKRNKGDKFL from the coding sequence ATGAGTATCAAAAACAATTACGTGGCCATTATGGCCGGTGGAATAGGCAGTCGTTTCTGGCCAGTGAGCAGAACAAAACACCCTAAGCAATTTCTTGACCTATTGGGTACCGGGCGGTCACTTATCCAATGGACATACAATCGTTTTCAGCACATCTGTCCTAAAGAGAATATTTACTTCATCACTAACCAGAGCTACATCAAAACACTGAAGGAACAGATACCTGATATTAACGATGCAAACATTATCAGTGAACCTTCACGAAAAAATACGGCTCCATGCGCTGCATATTTTGCGCACAAAATGATGGCGCTTAATCCAAATGCAAACATCATCATGTCGCCCGCCGATCACCTGATAATGGATGAACGCGCGTTTGAGCGTACCGCATATGATGCTTTGGATTTTGTGTCTCGCCATGATGCACTGCTGACATTAGGTATTAAGCCTACAAGGCCTGATACTGGTTATGGTTATATTCAGTATGATGTAGAAGAAGAGTTGGATAAAGTTTATCGTGTAAAAACTTTTACAGAAAAACCATCGCTTGAGCTCGCCAGGACATTCCTGAAGAGCGGCGACTTCCTTTGGAACTCAGGCATTTTTGTTTGGAATGTAAAGACGATCATGAACGAGCTGGAGAAATATCTACCGGAAATGCATGAGGTCTTTTTGCAGGCAACTGATGCCTACAACACGCCACGCGAATTTGAAGTGATCAATGAGCTTTACTCGCAGTGTACTAATATCTCGATAGACTATGGTATAATGGAGAAAGCAAAGAATGTATACGTTATTCCATCGTATTTCGGTTGGTGCGATCTCGGCACGTGGGAATCCGCTTACGAAAATTCAAACAAAGATTATTTGGGTAATGCTGTGTATGGCGACAACGTAATGGTTATTGATGCGACTGAATGTATGGTAACAGCACCTAAAGAAAAGTTGGTAGTGTTGCAGGGATTAGAGAAGTTCATTGTTGTAGATACAAACGATGTTTTGTTGATCTGCGAACGTAATCGTGAGCAGCAGATAAAAGAATACGTTGCTGAAGTAAAGCGAAATAAAGGCGATAAATTTCTATAG
- the hutH gene encoding histidine ammonia-lyase: protein MQLPEHISIDILKSWGDNLGLSAGANERISTNRAYLENILKGGNTYYGINTGFGSLCNVRVEPHELAQLQENLVCSHACGMGDEVPEEIVRLMLLLKVHGLSQGYSGVRTEIVQRLVDFYNLGIHPVVFEQGSLGASGDLAPLAHLSLPLFGKGKVRYKGQVRDAAEVLKETGLEPMPLSAKEGLALLNGTQFMSSYGTWALMAAKRLSIWADVIGALSVDAFASKNEPFRHAIHRVRPHKGQIDTAARMLQLLEGSGIQTLEKKQVQDPYSFRCIPQVHGATKDVIDTVTRVVETEINAVTDNPIVFHDEDAIVSGGNFHGQPLALHLDFLAIAMAELANISERRTYLLISGQRDLPPFLAPDAGLNSGFMIAQYTAASIVSQNKHLCMPASVDSIVSSNGQEDHVSMGANAATKLRRVILNVQRVLGIELLTAAQALDFRRPGKTSPVLEQVYAALRKEITFMQQDRILHDDLVAAERFLDKDAEVFTGKL, encoded by the coding sequence ATGCAATTACCTGAGCATATATCCATAGACATACTGAAAAGCTGGGGCGATAACCTCGGTTTATCCGCCGGTGCCAATGAGCGCATATCCACCAACCGTGCGTACCTCGAAAATATTTTGAAAGGTGGTAATACCTACTACGGTATCAATACTGGTTTTGGGTCACTATGCAATGTTCGGGTAGAGCCCCATGAACTGGCGCAGCTGCAGGAAAACCTGGTATGCTCCCACGCTTGTGGTATGGGCGATGAAGTACCTGAGGAAATTGTTAGGTTGATGCTGCTGCTTAAAGTACACGGACTGAGCCAGGGTTACAGTGGTGTACGTACTGAGATTGTGCAAAGACTGGTTGATTTTTACAATCTCGGTATTCATCCTGTAGTTTTTGAACAAGGTTCACTAGGCGCGTCTGGCGACCTTGCTCCTCTGGCACATTTAAGCCTGCCGCTGTTTGGTAAAGGCAAAGTGCGATACAAAGGCCAAGTCCGCGATGCTGCTGAAGTATTGAAAGAAACTGGTCTTGAGCCAATGCCGCTTTCTGCTAAAGAAGGCCTTGCTCTGTTGAACGGTACCCAGTTTATGAGCAGCTATGGTACATGGGCACTGATGGCAGCCAAAAGGCTTTCTATTTGGGCTGATGTGATTGGCGCTCTGTCTGTCGATGCATTCGCGTCTAAAAACGAACCTTTCCGTCATGCTATTCACCGCGTGCGACCGCACAAAGGCCAAATAGACACAGCAGCGCGTATGTTGCAGTTGTTAGAAGGCAGCGGTATCCAAACGCTCGAAAAGAAACAAGTACAGGATCCATACTCTTTCCGTTGCATCCCCCAAGTGCATGGCGCAACCAAAGATGTTATCGACACGGTAACTAGGGTGGTAGAAACCGAGATCAATGCAGTAACTGATAATCCGATCGTATTCCACGATGAGGATGCGATTGTAAGCGGTGGTAACTTCCATGGTCAACCATTGGCATTGCACCTGGACTTCCTTGCAATCGCGATGGCTGAACTCGCCAACATTTCTGAGCGCCGTACTTATCTGCTGATAAGCGGCCAACGCGACCTGCCGCCTTTCCTTGCCCCGGATGCCGGTTTGAACAGTGGTTTTATGATCGCCCAGTATACGGCCGCTTCTATCGTAAGTCAGAACAAACACCTCTGTATGCCTGCTTCTGTCGATAGCATTGTGAGTAGCAATGGCCAGGAAGATCATGTAAGCATGGGAGCAAACGCTGCTACCAAACTGCGTAGAGTGATACTGAACGTACAACGCGTATTAGGTATCGAACTACTTACCGCAGCGCAGGCACTCGATTTTCGTCGCCCAGGTAAAACATCACCTGTGTTGGAACAGGTGTATGCAGCGTTACGTAAGGAAATCACGTTTATGCAGCAGGACAGGATATTGCACGATGACCTTGTTGCTGCTGAGCGCTTCTTAGATAAAGATGCAGAAGTGTTTACAGGTAAGCTGTAA
- a CDS encoding sulfite exporter TauE/SafE family protein, translating into MLSLLLLCCFAFMAGFVDAMVGGGGLIQLPAMFILQPQLGLAQTLASNKTASFFGTSVSAIKFARKVPINWSYLTPAIIAAFVGAFSGALLVSYVHKEQFMPVIITVLLLVLLYTVIKRNFGLLHDAKSLSNRQYYAYAIATGAIIGFYDGLIGPGTGSFLVFAFITLFGFDFLNASANAKIINCITNISALLFFFFKGHIVWAIAVPVGLANMLGNYAGAHMALKKGSGFIRVFFIVVVLALIIKLSYDYM; encoded by the coding sequence ATGCTTTCGCTGCTGCTACTTTGTTGCTTCGCATTCATGGCCGGCTTTGTCGATGCCATGGTCGGTGGGGGCGGATTGATACAGTTACCCGCTATGTTCATCCTGCAGCCTCAGTTGGGACTAGCACAAACCCTTGCTTCAAACAAAACCGCGTCTTTTTTCGGCACTTCCGTATCTGCAATAAAGTTCGCCAGGAAAGTGCCTATCAACTGGAGCTACCTTACCCCCGCTATCATTGCCGCATTTGTAGGAGCATTTAGTGGTGCGCTATTGGTAAGCTATGTGCATAAGGAACAGTTCATGCCGGTAATTATTACCGTGCTCTTACTTGTGCTGCTGTACACCGTGATAAAAAGAAACTTTGGATTGCTACACGATGCCAAAAGCTTGTCAAATAGACAATACTATGCTTACGCGATAGCAACCGGAGCCATCATTGGCTTTTACGATGGTCTTATCGGTCCGGGAACAGGCAGCTTCCTGGTATTCGCATTTATTACACTATTTGGATTCGATTTCTTGAACGCTTCAGCCAATGCCAAGATTATCAACTGCATCACCAACATCTCGGCGCTACTGTTCTTTTTCTTTAAAGGTCACATTGTCTGGGCTATAGCTGTACCCGTCGGTTTAGCCAACATGTTAGGAAACTACGCCGGTGCGCATATGGCCTTGAAAAAAGGAAGCGGTTTTATCAGGGTATTTTTTATTGTGGTAGTACTGGCGCTCATCATCAAGCTAAGCTATGACTACATGTAA
- a CDS encoding methionine aminotransferase — MMLPRKHSAEGTTIFTTMSALAQQHNAINLSQGFPDFSIDERLSELVFEATNNGFNQYAPMPGLPILREAIAKDFAKRYNIEVNPDTEVTVTPGATYAIYAAFTSILQAGDEVIVLEPAYDSYIPNIETNGAKAVVVSLTAPSFTVDWNKVNHAITARTKAIIVNTPHNPTGAVWTKEDWDKLADLVRDTEIFILSDEVYEQLIFDGKQHYTVLQHEELRKRSFALYSFGKVFHNTGWKIGYCISSPELTQAFRRIHQFLCFSVNTPAQYALASYMSQGQLPVVSSMMQQKRDFFLHLLKETDFFIHQPACGSYFQTVSYASVSDKPDFEFAQWLTKEYGVATIPISAFYSNKKDDKLIRFCFAKKEETIKQAFEKLARLKPMAAL, encoded by the coding sequence ATGATGTTACCACGAAAACACTCGGCAGAAGGCACTACGATATTTACAACAATGTCGGCGCTTGCGCAACAGCACAACGCTATTAACTTGTCGCAGGGTTTTCCTGATTTTTCTATTGATGAAAGATTGAGTGAACTGGTATTTGAAGCAACAAATAATGGGTTCAATCAGTATGCACCTATGCCGGGCTTGCCTATTCTTCGCGAGGCTATAGCGAAAGACTTCGCTAAGCGTTATAATATTGAGGTGAACCCTGATACCGAAGTTACAGTTACACCCGGTGCAACCTATGCTATCTATGCGGCTTTCACTTCAATTCTGCAGGCAGGAGATGAAGTTATTGTTTTAGAGCCGGCCTACGATAGTTATATACCTAATATTGAAACCAATGGCGCGAAGGCTGTTGTTGTATCGTTGACTGCTCCGTCATTTACCGTTGATTGGAATAAAGTAAACCACGCGATCACGGCTCGTACCAAAGCTATCATAGTTAATACACCTCACAATCCTACGGGTGCAGTTTGGACCAAAGAAGACTGGGATAAGCTGGCAGACTTGGTTAGAGATACTGAAATATTTATTCTTTCTGACGAAGTGTATGAGCAACTGATTTTCGATGGCAAACAACACTATACCGTTTTACAACACGAGGAATTACGGAAACGCAGTTTTGCGCTTTACTCGTTTGGTAAGGTTTTTCATAACACCGGTTGGAAGATCGGCTACTGCATATCTTCTCCGGAACTGACACAAGCTTTCAGACGTATACACCAATTTCTTTGTTTTTCTGTGAATACACCTGCGCAATACGCTTTGGCTTCATACATGTCGCAGGGCCAACTGCCAGTGGTGAGTAGTATGATGCAACAGAAGAGGGATTTTTTCCTCCATCTTCTGAAAGAAACAGACTTTTTCATTCATCAGCCTGCTTGTGGTAGCTATTTCCAAACGGTAAGTTACGCAAGCGTAAGTGATAAGCCTGACTTTGAGTTTGCACAATGGCTTACGAAAGAATATGGGGTAGCTACTATTCCCATTAGTGCATTTTACAGTAATAAGAAGGACGATAAGTTGATTCGTTTTTGCTTCGCTAAAAAAGAAGAGACGATCAAACAGGCTTTTGAAAAGCTTGCTCGCCTAAAACCGATGGCAGCGTTATAA
- a CDS encoding patatin-like phospholipase family protein, with the protein MSRREKIYQVVRDVYGFLPVQLLFLHFRKYQLLLIFWLILIATITGHFASTFGASMLFLSPEYLGEINFISMLLLGGAMAIFIMAWNITTFIINSHRVPFMGATRHAFLKYCINNALLPLVFLIFYSIVSVRFQWTNEHADVTKILRYQLGFYIGVVLVFIMSFAYFFRVDRDLLKVVLSRITNPARIRQIIPYDTLDFDVDIIRADTYLSGRLKIRRCADLESYHPRLLQTVLRKHHRNATTATIFAIVLLLLSGIFMEDPRLRIPAGGSFLILFSIILGIVGAMKYFLRSWEMLGWVLIVLLLGWMAKERVFDLRSIAYGMDYKTGDKQPQFDYNNLKAVFNPRQYEQDKKLEESRLDKWAAKDTAASKEPLVVVTVSGGGSRAAFWTFRTLQYLDSMSSGKLFKNTVLVTGASGGMIGAAYWREVHNAAAEKRIPDPYDKKFQNNIGKDLLNAIIFSFASVDLVSPFNNISIAGYSYTKDRGYAMEQELIRNTEGMMDKKIGDYREHEANADIPAMIISNTIVNDGRKLLVAAQPVSYLTQPAYALQDSLHPPVDAIDFTTFFKEQNPYNLRIATALRMNATFPFILPVVKLPSQPAMDIMDAGMRDNFGIEIATRYLHTMRDWIKRNNREVVLLEIRDTREHEVFPHTDMNSLGTMVMGPLFVIQHKWEPFQSYTQSYIKDFAPYFLDGKLHHVSMQYIPKEREEAAALNFHLTRKEKADILNSIYNIENQQGAQSFLSLLNNNDAIVNFTPVQ; encoded by the coding sequence ATGAGTCGCCGAGAGAAGATATACCAGGTCGTTAGGGATGTTTATGGCTTTTTGCCTGTCCAGCTATTATTCCTCCATTTTCGCAAATACCAGCTGCTACTCATCTTTTGGTTAATACTGATCGCAACGATCACCGGGCATTTTGCCTCTACGTTTGGTGCGTCTATGCTGTTCCTCTCGCCCGAATATCTTGGTGAGATCAATTTCATCAGCATGCTGCTACTAGGTGGTGCAATGGCCATATTTATTATGGCATGGAATATCACCACCTTTATTATTAATAGCCACCGCGTGCCATTCATGGGTGCAACCAGGCATGCTTTCCTCAAATATTGCATCAATAACGCGTTGCTGCCACTAGTCTTCCTGATATTTTATTCCATCGTGAGTGTACGCTTTCAGTGGACGAATGAACATGCCGACGTAACCAAAATTCTTAGGTACCAGTTGGGCTTTTATATAGGAGTGGTACTGGTCTTTATCATGTCCTTCGCCTATTTCTTTCGTGTAGACCGTGATCTGTTGAAAGTCGTTCTGTCGCGCATCACAAATCCCGCCCGCATCAGGCAGATCATCCCCTACGATACACTGGACTTTGATGTAGATATTATCCGTGCCGATACTTACCTGTCGGGTCGTCTGAAGATTCGCCGCTGTGCTGATCTGGAGTCCTATCACCCAAGATTATTGCAGACGGTGTTACGTAAACACCACCGCAACGCCACCACTGCCACCATTTTTGCGATAGTACTCCTTTTACTTTCCGGCATATTCATGGAAGACCCGCGACTAAGGATTCCTGCAGGGGGTAGCTTCCTCATACTCTTCTCGATCATACTGGGAATAGTTGGAGCTATGAAATATTTTCTTCGTAGCTGGGAAATGCTGGGCTGGGTGCTCATCGTTTTGCTATTGGGTTGGATGGCCAAAGAACGTGTCTTCGATCTGCGCAGCATCGCCTATGGTATGGACTATAAGACAGGCGACAAGCAACCGCAATTTGACTACAATAACCTGAAAGCTGTTTTCAATCCTCGCCAGTATGAGCAGGATAAAAAGTTAGAAGAATCCCGGCTGGATAAATGGGCAGCAAAGGATACCGCAGCGTCCAAGGAACCGTTGGTAGTTGTTACTGTAAGCGGTGGTGGTTCGCGGGCCGCATTCTGGACGTTCAGAACTTTGCAATACCTGGACAGCATGTCTAGTGGCAAACTGTTTAAGAATACCGTGCTGGTGACGGGCGCCTCCGGCGGAATGATCGGTGCTGCTTATTGGCGTGAAGTGCATAACGCTGCTGCCGAAAAGAGGATACCTGATCCATACGACAAAAAATTTCAGAACAATATCGGTAAAGACCTGTTGAACGCCATCATCTTTTCGTTTGCCAGCGTAGACCTTGTCTCGCCGTTTAACAATATTTCTATCGCCGGCTATTCGTACACCAAAGACCGTGGCTATGCAATGGAACAGGAGCTGATCCGCAATACCGAAGGGATGATGGATAAAAAGATCGGCGACTACCGCGAACATGAGGCAAATGCTGATATCCCTGCGATGATAATCAGTAATACTATTGTTAACGACGGCAGGAAGCTGCTGGTAGCTGCACAACCGGTAAGCTACCTGACTCAACCGGCATACGCGCTGCAGGATAGCCTGCATCCACCTGTAGACGCCATAGACTTTACAACATTTTTCAAGGAGCAAAACCCCTACAATTTGCGCATAGCTACAGCGCTCAGGATGAATGCCACATTCCCATTCATTTTACCGGTGGTAAAATTGCCTTCTCAACCTGCAATGGATATTATGGACGCAGGTATGCGCGACAACTTTGGTATTGAGATCGCAACTCGTTACCTGCATACTATGCGTGACTGGATAAAACGGAACAATCGCGAGGTAGTATTGCTTGAAATACGTGACACCCGTGAACATGAGGTTTTCCCGCATACAGATATGAATTCTTTAGGTACAATGGTAATGGGCCCGCTGTTCGTGATACAGCATAAATGGGAACCTTTCCAATCGTACACTCAAAGCTATATCAAAGACTTTGCGCCGTATTTTCTCGATGGAAAACTTCATCATGTGAGCATGCAGTACATTCCTAAAGAAAGAGAAGAAGCAGCTGCCCTGAATTTCCACCTTACCCGCAAGGAAAAAGCTGACATATTAAACTCGATCTATAATATAGAAAACCAACAAGGCGCGCAATCCTTCCTTTCATTACTGAACAACAACGATGCAATCGTTAATTTTACGCCGGTACAATAA
- the mqnC gene encoding cyclic dehypoxanthinyl futalosine synthase: MQLSGLYERALKFDFLNIEEGVFLFEHAPLTELMYVANELRKKQVPHGKVTWIIDRNMNTTNVCVANCKFCNFYRIPGHPESYVTDIETYKVKIEETFRYGGEQLLLQGGHNPELGLDYYTDLFRQLKQLYPNLKLHTLGPPEVAHICKISGVTHREALLALKEAGMDSMPGPGAEILNDRVRRLISKGKCGAQEWLDIMHEAHKIGLTTSATMMFGHVETLEERFEHLVKIREVQAKKPQDAKGFVAFIPWTFQDVDTLLRRIRGTKNLTTGEEYIRMIAMSRIMLPNVKNIQASWLTVGKHIAQICLHAGANDFGSIMIEENVVSAAGAPHRFTANGIQQAIREAGFEPQLRNQQYEFRKMPEQIEEQVITY; this comes from the coding sequence ATGCAATTATCCGGGCTGTACGAACGCGCCTTGAAGTTTGATTTCCTGAATATTGAAGAAGGGGTTTTTCTTTTTGAACATGCACCGCTTACCGAGCTAATGTATGTAGCCAATGAGCTGCGTAAGAAGCAGGTGCCGCATGGTAAAGTTACCTGGATCATTGATCGTAACATGAACACCACCAATGTTTGTGTTGCCAACTGCAAATTCTGCAACTTTTACCGCATCCCGGGCCATCCTGAGTCTTATGTTACTGACATTGAGACCTACAAAGTCAAAATTGAAGAAACATTCAGATACGGTGGCGAGCAACTGTTGCTGCAAGGAGGTCACAATCCCGAATTGGGCCTTGATTATTATACTGACCTGTTCCGCCAGCTGAAACAGCTTTACCCTAATCTGAAACTGCACACATTAGGGCCGCCCGAAGTAGCCCACATCTGCAAGATCTCTGGCGTTACACATCGCGAAGCCTTACTTGCCTTGAAAGAAGCAGGTATGGACAGCATGCCCGGCCCCGGCGCTGAAATACTGAACGACCGCGTACGCAGGCTGATATCGAAAGGCAAATGCGGTGCGCAGGAATGGCTTGATATCATGCATGAAGCGCATAAGATCGGCCTGACTACCAGTGCGACCATGATGTTTGGACATGTGGAAACATTAGAAGAACGCTTTGAGCACTTAGTAAAAATACGCGAGGTACAGGCTAAGAAACCCCAAGATGCGAAAGGTTTTGTTGCATTTATTCCCTGGACATTCCAGGATGTTGACACACTATTGAGGCGCATACGTGGCACGAAAAACCTGACTACCGGCGAAGAATATATCCGCATGATTGCCATGAGCCGTATCATGTTGCCGAATGTCAAGAACATACAAGCATCATGGCTTACAGTTGGAAAGCATATTGCTCAAATATGTCTGCATGCAGGTGCCAATGACTTCGGTTCGATCATGATCGAAGAAAATGTTGTGAGCGCCGCAGGAGCACCGCATCGCTTTACAGCTAACGGTATACAGCAAGCTATACGCGAGGCTGGTTTTGAACCGCAACTGCGCAACCAGCAATATGAATTCCGTAAGATGCCTGAGCAGATAGAGGAGCAGGTGATCACTTATTAA
- a CDS encoding thioredoxin family protein, whose product MKKIFVIAALMMMNLTITAQDKYETTVDEKNGSVVFRGNIGFDDLEHEKTFDWLQQGAQAYKTDAASIAFLKENISQYRLITFMGTWCDDSHILIPQLYKVLSEANFPMGELTMYGVDRTKTTADGAHLTYGVSFVPTVIVLHNGKEVGRITESSRKSVEADLANIIRSEK is encoded by the coding sequence ATGAAAAAAATATTTGTGATAGCAGCTTTGATGATGATGAACCTAACCATAACAGCACAGGACAAGTACGAGACAACAGTTGACGAAAAAAACGGATCGGTAGTGTTTCGTGGCAATATCGGTTTCGATGACCTGGAGCATGAAAAAACATTTGACTGGTTACAGCAGGGCGCGCAAGCCTACAAAACTGATGCTGCCAGCATCGCGTTTTTAAAGGAAAATATTTCGCAATACCGCCTGATAACTTTCATGGGCACCTGGTGTGACGATTCGCATATTCTCATCCCGCAACTGTATAAAGTGCTTTCCGAAGCCAATTTCCCAATGGGCGAGCTAACTATGTATGGCGTCGATCGCACAAAAACAACCGCCGACGGTGCGCATTTGACTTATGGCGTCAGCTTTGTGCCCACAGTTATTGTACTACATAATGGGAAGGAGGTAGGACGCATTACGGAAAGCTCCCGGAAAAGTGTAGAAGCTGATCTCGCCAATATTATCCGTTCAGAGAAATAA